The Cydia strobilella chromosome 16, ilCydStro3.1, whole genome shotgun sequence genomic sequence ATCAGATTGTGGCGACAAGAGAAAATTAATTGCATAATCGGTGCGGCACACGACATTTGCAGATGTAGGTGAATGACATTTATCGATGATTTTATGCTGAATGCTAATATTTACTTCTCAATGCAAATACCTACGGATCTTGTTAGTtatcttttgtttttctttcCTCCGAAAGAGATGCAATACAAAGTCGAAGTCAAAGGTCATGTTTCCGTGTTGTGATTTGGATCCCTATTTCAAATGTATAAATCTGTGATGATCTGCTCTGCTGATTAAGTAATGAAAGAGCAAAAGAGCCGGCAAAGattgaaactttaaaaaaatatatgggtgCAATCTTCACTCTCAGTCAACACCATTGACTTACCTACATTTGCAAATATAGAGTACATCAAATCACATTAAATGCGATCCGTTTTAAAGGTAACAGTGGTTCAAATTGAGTTCACGCAACCCACTGGGTCACTGTCAAGCACAGAAAATAGTGTTTCACACATTGTCTCTGTCAAACTTCTTGCATGTTAGGGATTAACAATTTTCAGAAAAAGGTGTTTCAAACATTGTCTCTGTCAAACTTTTTCGGGATTAACAATTGGCTGACGATCTGGCATGTCCTTAGTATTATCATGCTGCTTCATCATTACATGGATGTCTGccacattttattaatttcctCGAAATTACAAGAACAAGGATTTGAAGCCAACGGTTGTCCTCTCTTGATtgttgtacagtcaccatcagatatatcggaacggccagggtgttcacaatatctgaacatgcactctgatgccttgacaatagaggcgtgttcagatatttgtgagcgccttggccgctccgatatatttgatggcgactgtaccttttGGATGTAAAATGTTTATTCTTGGTCAATATCATTAATTCCACTAGCTGCTGGTAATCATTAATGTCATCTTACCTGTTGGCTGTTAATCTATATATGTagttcattaattttaattttattcttattttttaaatttcaattttaatgtttcactgcttttatgagccatgttgcttgaaataaaatattaataataataattaatcggTGAACCGGACGATCGGCGGATCGGATCCTCTAGGATTCTCCTaacttttaccttttttctctcttttacATTTCTCTGCGGTTTCTGTCATTTCAGTGAAGTGTAGGTACgtcaaaggcaaaaatatcgatccaaacaaatggctcaaaaatatgtgaacacgactttattgtctaaggtgtaagaacgTTTacacatatgttttttttataaagcttACCTTGTAGACAGGGGCATGGATCGGCTGCTCCACAGTGACATGCACAGCGTACGGCTGCGGAATCGGGATCTTCACATACTGCGGTACCGACTCAGCCACCGGATGTGGTAGGTACCATTGTTCTGACCTTTTTGCCAAAGTCATGTTCCGCAGCCTATTCTATTACGACTGGTGATGTTTTTTCTTTAGAAGGCTTACCTTGTAAACAGGGACATGAATCGGCTGCTCCACAGTGACATGCACAGCGTACGGCTGCGGAATCGGGATCTTCACATACTGCGGTACCGAAACAGCGACCGGATGCGGTATCGGTACGCCGATCTTCTTGACAACAGTAACGTGGTACGGTTTGGTGTGCTCAGTGTGTGAGTGGCCTTCTGGCTCCCATTCATCCGGGTATGGGTACGCCACTGCGCAGGCAACCAGTAGGAGGATGGTTGTTGACTTCTGGAACAGTtacatttttgtaattataaattgtatatattgatttctatcacaatgaaaaaattaactGTGATCAATTCTGGCCAacgtgggattcgaacccacatcTTTGGATAACCGGTCCAACGCGCTACCAATGCcaacaatgttttttattttacttgataGCTTTTTCTGTTTAATAGAGTATAGAGTTTTCATATTTAGCAcattatacacggtggccaaaaaataagtgcattcccgttgccagggaggttttgggattatgctgagcaacttttactatgggaccaaccacgaaatcgcgtaaaaaaatttggctgtttcatacattttggctggtctatgggagggtaaatttttttttcgcgatttcgtggttggtccaatagtaaaagttgctcagtataatcccaaaacctccctggcaacgggattgcatttattttttagccaccctgtatatatttgTGCACTGTTTATACTGGGTTCTTACACAAGTGACGGAATGGAagtataatgtttttgtgttttttagttttaatattctGATAAAGATGAATACAAAAAGAGAAGTTAGTATTTGACTGGATAAATGTCAATTAATATCTTAACAAAAAGTGATTTCGCATATGCGCTAAATCACGTTCCTTTGgtaagtatataaattaagacatatatacataatttgTGGCTTAAGAAATATccacccatacaaaatgtattaagtatatattaatcTGGATTAACTATAAAAGTTTATGATTCaacattaagtaggtaagtacttccATTTTAAAGTACAAAGTAAACAATGACCCAAAAAGATCATTTCAAATACGGAACTAGCACACACAAATGACATAACCGttacataaacttaaaaacagaaaaaacaaaataggACGCGTTTTTCACTCTATTAACCAAGTTGCAAGATCCGTTACGTCACTTTCGCGAGGCGTTTTTTCACTTTTAACTTCACTTACTATGGCGATCATGTTGCTGGGTTTGATTCGACGACAAATTGTTAACTGATGCATTGTACGATGCCCGCTACATTTTATAGTTGGTGAAATGTACCTGCACCTTTCCATTCAGTGATAGGGTCTGCGTAACACGACACTTTCAATTTCGATAGATGCCTTGAGATTCCGAGGGTTTCCCTCTCCATCACTGCTTTTCTTTAAAAGAACTTTTACGACTTTAAACGTAATTATGCAGCAATGGAAAGCATGTATTTGTAAATGATCTAAAGATTGCTCATTGATAAGTGATCATTGTATTAGACTGGCTTAATAAATACTATGTTGTTTTTTTGCATTTATGTGTATCAGATGTGTATCAATAAACTTTACTTATTACATCCATCTATGTAATCACAACAGGAAATAAGAACTAGATTCGAACGCAATCGCCTTCTCTAGTCCCTTGTCTTTTATGGACTCGTTATGGCAATTTTCTACAACCTTTGCCTTTTATGGTTTTTAACACCTGAATCGGCTTTGTTATGGTTATGATTGTGTCCATAAAATACGATATTGCAATGGTCGTGGGCATTCTATGCTCGACTTACGATTAACTGTCTGTTTTTTCCTGCTTTTTTTTTGAGAGGATAAAAAACTAGAGGATGACTAGGCATTGGTTATTTGACACACTGACTCTAAAATTAGGCATTTCTGCTTATACTTGATaacctcatttttagggttccgtacccaaagggtaaaaacgggaccctattactaagacttcgctgcctgtccgtctgtcaccaggctgtatctcaagaaccgtgatagctagacagttgaaattttcacagatgatgtatttatgttgtcgctataacaacaaatacgaaaaacagaataatataaatattacaaacgtgatttttttgctgtttttttccgtaatggtacggaaaccttcgtgcgcgagtccgactcgcacttggccggttttttagatatattgtttaggcATTAAGTATTACAATAAGTCCAAACTTGTGCaacaatgtaagtttatatttaaatttcgtcaagtggacgaaaactagcgcaatgacctataaagacaaataaaaacTTGGATAATATTCGTAACCAAAAGATTGTTGCATAATGCATTGACGACCACGTAGCATGGTTTGACAAccgcatttatttgtgtatgagCACAGAATGTTCCCGAGtcctatcaaagatagatataattccgtaatagatggatacagtctaaggaaaaaacatgcctcgaaaatcaagaaaatttgattctcgatcagagggcgctactagctttggcctactgccgtatagatggcgttgacggtttcgtttgttatttaacaattttaacgcatatcagtgaaagaacatgggtcaaaatcataaaaataattaatgcaaataaaaaaaatcatttatccatatttaaatacattttatcgtatttttataaatcttcatttttagttttaaagtgtgtcgatagatggcagtgaatttacaaaaatttactatgacagtaccgcgcTGTCCGcgctatcttattatatacatcattgtctgagtacccataacacaagcctccttgggcttgccgtgggacttagtcaatctgtgtaagaatgtcctataatatttataatttatgattatttatttataatgcatATGTTCTGAATAAGACAAGTATCTACAGACATTTCACAATCCGGGTGCGAAGGACCAAATGTTTCTTATCTgagtatacatatttaaaaaaaaaaacaaattggtAGCAAATTTTCTATCACATAATTGACAACGTGGACaagttttacataaaataaaacaaacttctaCAGTTGGatcaagataactctgcaacaattttgacagcacaggctgtgcaagtgttatttatatgtacgtcataatttcatagaagtttgacattttaattaacCCTTGCAtagtgggctatcaaaatcgctgcagacctATCTTGGTCTAAAGTAAACTCTACTCgctctagcaacgaaaactagcaAGTAGGTGACATAGATATTATATACGTTACGTAAatttcatgccaagtttcatgtacctacatattgttttaaaatgagagcgtaactgaTTGTGTGGCGGCGGTGCGGCAAGATTTGTGTGATTCGTACGGCTTACGGCCGTCgatggcagcatggttccatttttatcgcgtgtcactatgcctgtcactttcgcacttacttgttagaacgacacaacttgttgttgtgttgttgttgttgttgttgtgttgttgttgtgacaggtgataaaaatgcgaccgtgctacggccgctggccacgacattgcgtgactggcttcggctaaggcgaaaaccataggtgggaacgaaaggtccgatcactgtgtctcgctccaacctattgttgtcgccttagccgaagccagtcccgcaatgtcgtggccagcgcgTTATGATCCGAATTAATGACGACCTCACGTTAATTTATACAGTGAAggtaattagttaattacttaagggccacttgcgccagccggttaaccgttaacccagtgttaaaTTGTATTCGTAGATGGCTACCGTACAGACAAGGCGGTTATTACCCATGTTAATattgtttaaccggttaacccccgGGTTAGTGGCTTAACCCTGGCTGGCGTAAGTGGCGCTAAAACTAGAT encodes the following:
- the LOC134748149 gene encoding uncharacterized protein LOC134748149 — protein: MHQLTICRRIKPSNMIAIKSTTILLLVACAVAYPYPDEWEPEGHSHTEHTKPYHVTVVKKIGVPIPHPVAVSVPQYVKIPIPQPYAVHVTVEQPIHVPVYKVVPQIVEKPVPYTVEKPVPYDVEKPYPVEVEKRVEVPIPKPYPVHVPVYKHIYHHKGGKKH